From one Bacillus sp. FJAT-42376 genomic stretch:
- a CDS encoding MFS transporter, which produces MFKELHPNIKIRIYTSFLSRLVGSMVFPFMAIYFAREINAVAAGILLLIQVVVQFLSGFYGGYLADTWGRKKVMVAGEWMKVISTGGMLLANSPWYTSAWVTFVMLVLLGISMGIGNPAAEAMLVDVSTKETRTMIYSINYWTINLSIMLALIIGGWFFESNFFELLLSLLVISIFILWITKAKIEETFIPEKKSPGSFSLKPVFSSYVSVMKDVPFMLFTIGGIAILSIEFQRNNFMAIRLEEEIPKQMISIWGSLPIEMTGVRMMSLLTVENTLLIVLLTAAVNKWLKHKSEQKMMYIGFIVFGFGYSFLAFSNHIAVLTAAVFIMTIGELIYVPTRQTLMADMVDESQRGAYMAVNGIVFQAGKIFGVFGIMAWQAIGGIGMAVLILLFAFAGVLCSRWAIVKRSRRDAFLAKPDQAV; this is translated from the coding sequence ATGTTTAAAGAACTGCATCCCAATATTAAAATTCGTATTTACACGTCCTTCTTAAGCCGCTTAGTCGGCTCGATGGTCTTTCCGTTTATGGCCATTTATTTCGCAAGGGAGATCAATGCGGTGGCGGCTGGAATTCTGCTTCTGATCCAGGTTGTCGTTCAATTTCTTTCCGGTTTCTACGGAGGATATTTGGCGGATACATGGGGGCGCAAGAAAGTCATGGTAGCGGGGGAATGGATGAAGGTCATTTCGACAGGAGGCATGCTCTTGGCCAACTCTCCATGGTATACATCGGCATGGGTCACGTTTGTGATGCTTGTGCTTCTCGGAATCTCCATGGGAATCGGAAATCCGGCGGCAGAGGCCATGCTAGTTGATGTCAGCACAAAAGAAACGAGAACGATGATCTATTCCATTAACTATTGGACCATCAATCTGTCCATCATGCTCGCCCTGATCATCGGGGGCTGGTTTTTCGAATCAAACTTTTTCGAGCTTCTTCTGTCCCTGCTGGTCATTTCCATCTTTATTTTGTGGATCACGAAGGCGAAAATTGAGGAAACCTTCATTCCGGAAAAAAAGTCACCCGGTTCTTTTTCCCTGAAGCCTGTCTTCAGCAGCTATGTTTCGGTTATGAAGGATGTTCCGTTCATGCTTTTTACGATCGGAGGCATTGCCATTCTTTCCATTGAGTTCCAGCGGAATAATTTTATGGCGATCCGGCTGGAAGAGGAAATTCCTAAACAGATGATTTCTATATGGGGGAGCCTTCCAATTGAGATGACCGGTGTCAGAATGATGAGTCTGCTAACGGTCGAAAATACACTGCTCATCGTTCTCCTCACCGCAGCCGTCAATAAATGGCTGAAACATAAATCGGAGCAGAAAATGATGTACATTGGATTCATCGTGTTTGGCTTCGGGTATTCGTTCCTCGCTTTTTCGAATCATATCGCTGTATTAACGGCCGCTGTTTTCATCATGACTATTGGCGAACTGATTTACGTCCCGACGAGGCAAACGCTCATGGCCGACATGGTGGATGAATCCCAAAGGGGAGCGTATATGGCCGTCAACGGGATTGTATTCCAGGCGGGTAAAATCTTCGGAGTGTTCGGAATCATGGCGTGGCAGGCAATCGGCGGAATCGGGATGGCGGTTCTCATTCTTCTCTTTGCCTTTGCAGGAGTCCTTTGTTCAAGATGGGCCATTGTAAAGCGGAGTCGGCGTGATGCTTTTTTAGCGAAACCGGATCAAGCCGTGTAA
- a CDS encoding ABC transporter substrate-binding protein, protein MKDLIYFEMRAYLYNREEQQSVSLKLSELEKLWYCTQKNVKRRLKQFEAAGKLTYKPGKGRGHSSRLIFLSGFQEEIEKTVLQLVQNEKMEAIILLLQLPIPKAWIANVSKEVQALFGLHVSEQSKDVLRTMVTRNLTTLDPLHSSITFETYLIHQLGDSLLAYHQEQDLLQPHLAHSWEQQDDGRIWTFYLRKGVRFHNGHGLTSEDVRATFQRFQDHDSAHSWLTEDIRQIDCPSPYSIVFTLNKPNLLFPRYVSSHNLAILPANEPFDERKWIGTGPFRLKKRTDQLLVLQAFDDYFLTRPLLDEIEFYKVDPGMASSHVYEIASEASSAPSLQKSDIEVGFRFLAFNFKKKTIVHHPSFREAIYHLADMNKLSSASIEEELQEASSYFPWKSEPQRKELSKVSGLLKEAGYNGEPLKVFILDKKNELERGKLFQEEALKAGIHFEIQSYTLDQYYDPFLEQADLLFMGEVASTDYHLSFMGAFLNKALIFNRFLAESHMNRLNLFFEKIKQAPDRQTREELIEETEDYIKKENLFIYLYHPMKNRTFHPMIRDIQFESFGYVDFRRMWIKENRG, encoded by the coding sequence ATGAAAGACTTGATCTATTTTGAAATGAGAGCCTATTTATACAATAGAGAAGAACAGCAATCCGTTTCCTTAAAGCTCAGCGAACTGGAAAAGCTGTGGTATTGCACTCAGAAAAATGTGAAGAGAAGGCTGAAGCAATTCGAGGCAGCCGGGAAACTGACGTACAAGCCGGGGAAAGGGCGGGGCCACTCCTCACGTCTTATCTTTCTTTCCGGCTTCCAGGAGGAAATTGAAAAAACCGTTCTTCAGCTTGTCCAAAACGAAAAAATGGAAGCGATTATTCTTTTATTGCAGCTTCCGATACCAAAAGCCTGGATTGCAAACGTATCAAAAGAAGTTCAGGCCTTATTCGGTCTGCACGTTTCGGAACAGTCGAAGGATGTGCTGCGGACAATGGTCACGAGAAATCTGACCACTCTCGATCCGCTTCATTCATCTATTACCTTTGAAACCTACTTAATTCATCAGCTGGGAGACAGCCTGCTTGCCTATCATCAGGAGCAGGATCTGCTTCAGCCGCATCTTGCCCACAGCTGGGAACAGCAGGATGACGGCCGAATCTGGACGTTTTATTTGCGAAAAGGTGTCCGGTTCCATAACGGGCACGGACTGACGAGTGAGGATGTACGCGCTACCTTTCAGCGCTTTCAGGACCATGATTCGGCCCATTCATGGCTCACAGAGGATATCCGGCAAATCGACTGTCCTTCCCCCTATTCGATCGTATTTACATTGAACAAACCGAATCTGCTGTTTCCGCGCTATGTCAGTTCCCACAACCTGGCGATTTTGCCGGCAAACGAACCGTTTGATGAAAGGAAATGGATCGGCACCGGCCCATTCCGGCTCAAAAAGCGGACCGATCAGCTGCTCGTGCTACAGGCATTTGACGATTATTTCCTCACCAGACCGCTGTTGGATGAAATTGAGTTTTACAAGGTCGATCCCGGAATGGCCTCTTCACACGTTTATGAGATTGCAAGCGAAGCTTCCAGTGCTCCTTCTTTGCAAAAATCCGATATTGAAGTAGGCTTTCGCTTCCTGGCTTTTAACTTTAAAAAGAAGACCATCGTCCACCACCCCTCTTTTCGGGAAGCCATCTATCATTTAGCAGACATGAACAAGCTGAGTTCCGCCTCCATTGAAGAGGAATTACAGGAAGCATCCAGCTACTTTCCATGGAAATCGGAGCCGCAAAGGAAGGAGCTCTCGAAGGTCAGCGGGCTCCTGAAGGAAGCGGGGTACAATGGCGAACCACTGAAGGTCTTTATTTTAGATAAAAAAAATGAATTAGAACGGGGGAAACTCTTTCAGGAGGAAGCGCTAAAAGCAGGCATCCATTTCGAGATCCAATCGTACACCCTGGATCAATACTATGACCCCTTTTTGGAACAGGCCGATCTCTTATTCATGGGAGAAGTCGCATCAACCGATTATCACCTGTCCTTTATGGGCGCTTTTTTAAACAAAGCCCTCATCTTCAACCGTTTCCTGGCTGAGAGCCACATGAACCGGCTGAATCTCTTTTTTGAAAAAATTAAACAGGCACCGGACCGGCAGACAAGAGAGGAACTTATTGAAGAAACCGAAGATTATATTAAGAAAGAAAATCTATTTATCTACCTGTACCACCCGATGAAGAACCGGACCTTTCATCCGATGATCCGGGATATCCAGTTTGAATCGTTTGGATATGTGGATTTCAGGAGGATGTGGATCAAAGAAAACAGAGGGTGA
- a CDS encoding cation diffusion facilitator family transporter — MGHSHDHHGHHHHSSTNKKALKFSFFLIATFMVVEVIGGILTNSLALLSDAGHMLSDAAALGLSFFALKFGEKGASLSKTYGYKRFEILAAFLNGITLIVISLYILWEAIQRIMDPPAVISSGMLIISIIGLIVNIAAAFILMRGDKDGNLNVRSAFLHVLGDMLGSFGAIVAALLIMFFGWSLADPIASIIVAVLVLISGWRVTKDSFHILMEGTPVNIDVEKVKETLLGIEEVTGVHDLHVWSITSDFPALSCHLCVKPGMDYQRLLETAKTQLHDTFELHHTTIQIDVEGEGCEEREHCN, encoded by the coding sequence ATGGGACATTCACATGATCATCATGGACATCATCATCATTCATCAACAAACAAAAAGGCATTAAAGTTCTCTTTTTTCCTTATCGCCACATTCATGGTAGTGGAAGTCATCGGAGGCATTTTGACCAACAGTCTCGCTCTTCTCTCAGATGCAGGCCATATGCTGAGTGATGCGGCGGCTCTGGGTTTAAGCTTTTTCGCCTTGAAATTCGGAGAGAAGGGGGCTTCCCTTTCCAAAACATACGGATACAAACGGTTCGAAATTCTCGCGGCTTTCCTGAACGGGATTACGCTCATCGTCATTTCCCTCTACATTTTGTGGGAGGCCATCCAAAGAATCATGGATCCGCCTGCTGTCATCAGTTCGGGAATGCTCATCATTTCGATCATCGGTCTGATTGTTAATATCGCAGCAGCCTTTATTTTGATGAGAGGGGATAAGGACGGCAATCTGAATGTCAGAAGTGCCTTTCTTCATGTACTTGGGGACATGCTCGGTTCCTTTGGGGCCATCGTTGCTGCGCTGCTCATCATGTTCTTCGGATGGAGTCTCGCCGATCCTATCGCGAGTATCATAGTCGCTGTTCTGGTTCTGATAAGCGGATGGCGGGTGACAAAGGATTCGTTCCATATCCTGATGGAGGGGACACCGGTCAACATTGATGTGGAAAAAGTGAAAGAAACCCTGCTCGGGATTGAGGAAGTTACAGGCGTTCATGATCTCCATGTGTGGTCGATCACTTCCGATTTTCCGGCACTAAGCTGCCATCTGTGCGTAAAGCCCGGAATGGATTACCAGCGCCTGCTCGAAACAGCCAAAACACAGCTGCATGACACATTCGAACTGCACCATACCACCATTCAAATTGATGTGGAAGGAGAGGGGTGCGAGGAGAGGGAGCATTGTAATTGA